Proteins encoded by one window of Xanthomonas sp. DAR 80977:
- a CDS encoding MlaC/ttg2D family ABC transporter substrate-binding protein: MTNTLLSAALAAALAVAAPTAALAQAAPAAAAAQQGSASKVVLDNSTRILTTLEQRRAEFKSNNAALKQFINSEMDKSFDRDYAARLVLGVHGRGASDADVKLFADAMADNLMQRYGTSLLTFEGKPQVRVKSETPLPGGRGAKVSTELLRSGGDPIPVDYLVRNTGGSWKIFDVMVEGVSYVQTFRNQFDTPLRTKSIPQVAADLRNGALQVAPASNSGK; this comes from the coding sequence ATGACCAACACACTGCTTTCCGCCGCTCTCGCCGCCGCCCTGGCCGTCGCCGCCCCCACCGCCGCGCTGGCCCAGGCCGCACCGGCCGCTGCCGCCGCCCAGCAGGGGTCGGCCAGCAAGGTCGTGCTCGACAACAGCACCCGCATCCTGACCACGCTGGAACAGCGCCGCGCCGAGTTCAAGAGCAACAACGCCGCGCTCAAGCAATTCATCAACAGCGAGATGGACAAGTCCTTCGACCGCGACTACGCCGCGCGCCTGGTGCTCGGCGTGCACGGCCGCGGCGCCTCCGACGCCGACGTCAAGCTGTTCGCCGATGCGATGGCCGACAACCTGATGCAGCGCTACGGCACCTCGCTGCTGACCTTCGAAGGCAAGCCGCAGGTGCGGGTGAAGTCGGAAACCCCGCTGCCGGGCGGCCGCGGCGCCAAGGTCTCCACCGAACTGCTGCGCAGCGGCGGCGACCCGATCCCGGTCGACTACCTGGTGCGCAACACCGGCGGCAGCTGGAAGATCTTCGACGTGATGGTGGAAGGCGTGTCCTACGTGCAGACCTTTCGCAACCAGTTCGACACGCCGCTGCGCACCAAGTCGATCCCGCAGGTCGCGGCCGATCTGCGCAACGGCGCGCTGCAGGTGGCACCGGCGAGCAACAGTGGCAAGTGA
- a CDS encoding STAS domain-containing protein — MASEPRLRRDGDTLALSGVLDRAAATALWPAALPLLAGARALDLREVAQVDSAGLALLAELAARLRAQGQAEVAIHGAPAGLTELSAAYRLAPTLDFQSPPAAS, encoded by the coding sequence GTGGCAAGTGAGCCGCGCCTGCGCCGCGACGGCGACACGCTCGCGCTGAGCGGCGTGCTCGACCGCGCCGCGGCCACCGCGCTGTGGCCGGCGGCGCTGCCGCTGCTGGCCGGCGCGCGTGCGCTGGACCTGCGCGAGGTGGCGCAGGTGGACAGCGCCGGCCTGGCGCTGCTCGCCGAACTGGCCGCACGCCTGCGTGCGCAAGGCCAGGCCGAGGTCGCCATCCATGGCGCCCCGGCCGGCCTGACCGAATTGAGCGCCGCCTACCGGCTGGCGCCGACCCTGGATTTCCAATCTCCCCCGGCGGCGAGCTGA
- a CDS encoding VacJ family lipoprotein, whose amino-acid sequence MNVLRILTSLALAAALGACAGTPKRPPPPPAATAAPATPADAAVADGGAGTTMDASPAAETQAPPSAAPVAGDAMAAPASVPPTGGAATAAEDDYAALYGSDPYNPVADATLPAGVAVPQSYDPWEKFNRKVHKFNNVVDRTVARPLARAYVNVVPRPVRLGVTNFFDNLSSPLTMVNQLLQGRPLQAGQTLGRFLMNSTLGIAGIFDPASDAKLPRRSEDFGQTLGAWGWRRSRYVELPLFGPRTVRDVFGLAGDAPLSPLRQIEEDTVRIGLQGLQLVDTRAQLLSLDSLRDEAPDEYQLTRDAWMQRRSYQIEGDLRSHNKRQDNDLPDYLREEETNPTVPVDAMPIPEWRGGSR is encoded by the coding sequence ATGAACGTGCTGCGTATCCTCACTTCCCTGGCCCTGGCCGCCGCCCTGGGCGCCTGCGCCGGCACCCCCAAGCGCCCCCCGCCGCCGCCGGCCGCGACCGCTGCGCCGGCGACGCCCGCCGACGCGGCGGTTGCCGACGGCGGCGCAGGCACCACCATGGATGCGTCGCCGGCCGCCGAGACGCAGGCGCCGCCGTCGGCCGCACCGGTCGCCGGCGACGCGATGGCCGCACCGGCGAGCGTGCCGCCGACCGGCGGCGCGGCGACCGCCGCCGAAGACGACTACGCCGCGCTGTACGGCAGCGACCCGTACAACCCGGTCGCCGATGCGACGCTGCCGGCCGGCGTCGCCGTGCCGCAGAGCTACGACCCGTGGGAGAAGTTCAACCGCAAGGTGCACAAGTTCAACAACGTGGTCGACCGCACCGTGGCGCGGCCGCTGGCGCGCGCCTACGTCAACGTGGTGCCGCGGCCGGTGCGGCTGGGCGTGACCAACTTCTTCGACAACCTCAGCTCGCCGCTGACCATGGTCAACCAGTTGCTGCAGGGCCGTCCGCTGCAGGCCGGGCAGACCCTGGGCCGGTTCCTGATGAACAGCACGCTGGGCATCGCCGGCATCTTCGACCCGGCCAGCGACGCCAAGCTGCCGCGGCGCAGCGAGGACTTCGGCCAGACGCTCGGCGCCTGGGGCTGGCGCCGTTCGCGCTACGTGGAGCTGCCGCTGTTCGGGCCGCGCACGGTACGCGACGTGTTCGGCCTGGCCGGCGACGCGCCGCTGTCGCCGCTGCGGCAGATCGAGGAGGACACCGTGCGCATCGGCCTGCAGGGCCTGCAGCTGGTGGACACGCGCGCGCAGCTGCTGTCGCTGGACAGCCTGCGCGACGAAGCGCCGGACGAGTACCAGCTGACCCGCGATGCGTGGATGCAGCGCCGCAGCTACCAGATCGAAGGCGACCTGCGCAGCCACAACAAGCGCCAGGACAACGACCTGCCCGACTATCTGCGCGAGGAAGAGACCAACCCGACCGTGCCGGTGGACGCGATGCCGATCCCGGAGTGGCGCGGCGGCAGCCGCTGA
- the rmuC gene encoding DNA recombination protein RmuC, translating to MQTDPHFLILAGLLCAVIVLLLAQLLRRTDHTALEQALREESRNGRGELREQLDSLARQQDARSEGFARHLADLSTRTDQRLDLLREALTEDARRGRVEAGEAQQRVAELLNQRLVEMRGQLDAFGQQQDARMLHFGQQQSELIARIDAHLTALRETLVEDARKARLEGAESQQRFADTLGQRLNELIQRNEQRIGEMRGTLEERLKELQADNAAKLEQMRGTVDEKLQTTLNTRLDASFKLVSERLEQVQRGLGEMQQLATGVGDLKRVLSNVKNRGGWGEVQLENILEQTLTQEQYARGVRVRPERNEAVDFAVRLPGRGHEDTPVWLPIDAKFPREDYERLLDAQEQGDPELVLATGAQLERAIRVQAKSISDKYIAPPHTTDFAVMFLPTEGLYAETLRRPGLADLLQREHRIVIAGPTTVTALLNSLQMGFRTLAIEKRSSEVWGVLAAVKSEFGKFAGILEKAEKQIGTVGKSLGDASRKTRTIERRLRGVETLADAQFAPLLDLELPSADADADEDPARDEQE from the coding sequence ATGCAAACCGATCCCCATTTCCTGATCCTGGCCGGCCTGCTGTGCGCCGTCATCGTGCTGTTGCTGGCGCAGCTGCTGCGGCGGACCGACCACACGGCGCTGGAGCAGGCCCTGCGCGAGGAATCGCGCAACGGCCGCGGCGAGTTGCGCGAGCAGCTCGACAGCCTGGCGCGGCAGCAGGACGCGCGCAGCGAGGGCTTCGCCCGCCATCTCGCCGACCTGTCCACCCGCACCGACCAGCGCCTGGACCTGCTGCGCGAGGCCTTGACCGAGGACGCGCGCCGCGGCCGGGTCGAGGCCGGCGAGGCGCAGCAGCGCGTGGCCGAACTGCTGAACCAGCGCCTGGTCGAGATGCGCGGCCAGCTCGACGCGTTCGGCCAGCAGCAGGACGCGCGCATGCTGCATTTCGGCCAGCAGCAGAGCGAGCTGATCGCGCGCATCGACGCGCACCTGACCGCGCTGCGCGAGACCCTGGTCGAGGACGCGCGCAAGGCCCGCCTGGAAGGCGCCGAGTCGCAGCAGCGCTTCGCCGACACGCTCGGCCAGCGGCTCAACGAACTGATCCAGCGCAACGAGCAGCGCATCGGCGAGATGCGCGGCACCCTGGAAGAGCGGCTGAAGGAACTGCAGGCCGACAACGCGGCCAAGCTCGAGCAGATGCGCGGCACCGTCGACGAGAAGCTGCAGACCACCCTCAACACGCGCCTGGACGCCTCGTTCAAGCTGGTCTCCGAGCGGCTCGAGCAGGTCCAGCGCGGGCTGGGCGAAATGCAGCAGCTGGCCACCGGCGTCGGCGATCTCAAGCGCGTGCTGAGCAACGTCAAGAACCGCGGCGGCTGGGGCGAGGTGCAGCTGGAGAACATCCTCGAGCAGACCCTGACCCAGGAACAGTACGCGCGCGGCGTGCGGGTGCGCCCGGAGCGCAACGAGGCGGTCGATTTCGCGGTGCGCCTGCCCGGCCGCGGCCACGAGGACACGCCGGTATGGCTGCCGATCGACGCCAAGTTCCCGCGCGAGGACTACGAGCGGCTGCTCGACGCGCAGGAGCAGGGCGACCCGGAGCTGGTGCTGGCCACGGGCGCGCAGCTGGAACGCGCGATCCGGGTGCAGGCCAAGTCGATCAGCGACAAGTACATCGCCCCGCCGCACACCACCGATTTCGCGGTGATGTTCCTGCCCACCGAGGGCCTGTACGCCGAAACCCTGCGCCGCCCCGGCCTGGCCGACCTGCTGCAGCGCGAGCACCGCATCGTCATCGCCGGCCCCACCACCGTCACCGCGCTGCTCAACAGCCTGCAGATGGGCTTCCGCACGCTGGCCATCGAGAAGCGCTCCAGCGAAGTGTGGGGCGTGCTGGCCGCGGTCAAGAGCGAGTTCGGCAAGTTCGCCGGGATCCTGGAAAAGGCCGAGAAGCAGATCGGCACCGTCGGCAAGAGCCTGGGCGATGCCAGCCGCAAGACCCGCACCATCGAGCGCCGCCTGCGCGGGGTGGAGACCCTGGCCGATGCGCAGTTCGCGCCACTGCTGGATCTCGAACTGCCCAGCGCCGATGCCGACGCGGACGAGGATCCGGCACGCGACGAGCAGGAATAG
- a CDS encoding glutathione peroxidase — protein MSQSIYDIPLTTIDGQPALLATHRGKVLLVVNVASKCGLTKQYEGLEALYREKHAAGLDVLGFPANDFKGQEPGSEAEIQQFCQLTYDVTFPMFAKIAVTGEATHPLYRALIQAQPHTEGEGPMREKLVGYGIEPNPAPGVLWNFEKFLVGRDGQVLGRFAPDVTAEDPRLRTALEAALA, from the coding sequence GTGAGCCAATCGATCTACGACATCCCGTTGACCACCATCGACGGCCAGCCCGCTTTGCTGGCCACGCATCGCGGCAAGGTGCTGCTGGTCGTCAACGTCGCCTCCAAGTGCGGCCTGACCAAGCAGTACGAAGGGCTGGAAGCGCTGTACCGCGAAAAGCACGCCGCCGGGCTGGACGTGCTCGGTTTCCCGGCCAACGACTTCAAGGGCCAGGAGCCGGGCAGCGAGGCGGAGATCCAGCAGTTCTGCCAGCTCACCTACGACGTGACCTTCCCGATGTTCGCCAAGATCGCGGTCACCGGCGAGGCCACGCATCCGCTGTACCGCGCGCTGATCCAGGCGCAGCCGCACACCGAGGGTGAAGGCCCGATGCGCGAGAAGCTGGTCGGCTATGGCATCGAGCCCAATCCGGCGCCGGGCGTGCTGTGGAACTTCGAGAAGTTCCTGGTCGGCCGCGACGGCCAGGTGCTGGGCCGCTTCGCCCCGGACGTGACCGCCGAGGACCCGCGCCTGCGCACGGCGCTCGAGGCGGCGCTGGCGTAA
- a CDS encoding MlaE family lipid ABC transporter permease subunit: MAFAESIRSLGRAGLFSVTVLRGSLPTRDFLAELVREIYKIGARSLPIIAVGGAFVGLVLTLQGYRTLQTYGASDALSTLLGLSLYRELAPVLTALLFIGRAGSSIAAELGLMRATDQIKALELMAIDPVAKAVAPRFWAAVLTVPLLTGIFCSLAISASYFEAVHVLGLDRGTFWSALSSSVDFWDDFGVAMLKSAVFGGTAALVASYVGFHAEPTIEGTSVATTRAVVNASLLVLMFNFVLSALLFQ, encoded by the coding sequence ATGGCCTTCGCCGAATCGATCCGCTCGCTCGGCCGCGCCGGGCTGTTCTCGGTCACGGTGCTGCGCGGTTCGCTGCCGACCCGCGATTTCCTGGCCGAACTGGTCCGCGAGATCTACAAGATCGGCGCGCGCTCGCTGCCGATCATCGCCGTCGGCGGCGCCTTCGTCGGCCTGGTGCTGACCCTGCAGGGCTACCGCACGCTGCAGACCTATGGCGCCTCCGATGCGCTGTCCACGCTGCTGGGGCTGTCGCTGTACCGCGAACTGGCGCCGGTGCTGACCGCGCTGCTGTTCATCGGCCGCGCCGGCAGCTCGATCGCCGCCGAGCTGGGGCTGATGCGCGCCACCGACCAGATCAAGGCGCTGGAGCTGATGGCGATCGACCCGGTGGCCAAGGCGGTGGCGCCGCGCTTCTGGGCGGCGGTGCTGACCGTGCCGCTGCTGACCGGCATCTTCTGCTCGCTGGCGATCAGCGCCAGCTACTTCGAGGCGGTGCACGTGCTCGGCCTGGACCGCGGCACGTTCTGGTCGGCGCTGTCGAGCAGCGTGGATTTCTGGGACGACTTCGGCGTGGCGATGCTGAAGTCGGCGGTGTTCGGCGGTACCGCGGCGCTGGTCGCCTCGTACGTCGGCTTCCACGCCGAGCCGACCATCGAGGGCACCTCGGTGGCCACCACGCGCGCGGTGGTGAACGCCTCGCTGCTGGTGCTGATGTTCAATTTCGTGCTGTCGGCGCTGCTGTTCCAGTAA
- the mlaD gene encoding outer membrane lipid asymmetry maintenance protein MlaD — protein sequence MAIRGPRLEFAVGAFLLLGLASLLVLALASTNRQWGFGGGRYELTARFSQIGQLRQQAPVKIGGVIIGQVAKIELDPAKFDSVVTLAIDDRYKDLPADTSAGILTSGLLGESYVGLQPGGDPDTLKPGQEIAFTQPAVDLIQLVGKYMFGGGSGSGGNAGATPAAASSANTATPSTETEPKP from the coding sequence ATGGCTATCCGCGGTCCCCGTCTCGAGTTCGCCGTCGGCGCTTTCCTGCTGCTGGGCCTGGCCTCGCTGCTGGTGCTGGCGCTCGCCTCCACCAACCGCCAGTGGGGCTTCGGCGGCGGGCGCTACGAGCTCACCGCCCGCTTCTCGCAGATCGGCCAGCTGCGCCAGCAGGCGCCGGTGAAGATCGGCGGGGTGATCATCGGCCAGGTGGCGAAGATCGAGCTGGATCCGGCCAAGTTCGACTCGGTGGTGACCCTGGCCATCGACGACCGCTACAAGGACCTGCCGGCGGACACCTCGGCCGGCATCCTGACCAGCGGCCTGCTCGGCGAAAGCTACGTCGGCCTGCAGCCCGGCGGCGACCCGGACACGCTCAAGCCCGGCCAGGAGATCGCCTTCACCCAGCCGGCGGTGGACCTGATCCAGCTGGTCGGCAAGTACATGTTCGGCGGCGGCAGCGGCAGCGGCGGTAACGCCGGCGCGACGCCCGCTGCCGCATCCTCCGCGAACACCGCCACTCCCTCTACGGAAACGGAACCCAAGCCATGA